In Alteromonas sp. V450, the following proteins share a genomic window:
- the fadE gene encoding acyl-CoA dehydrogenase FadE, which yields MADFIWFLLVVLSLAVASYQRTSLATAVAIGAGVMILGTIFGDIGLVGWVVYLALTLPFTLPNVRQQHISKKLLAFYRKVMPEMSSTEQEAIDAGTVWWDGDIFSGKPDWDKLHRIPKGRLTAEEQAFLDGPCDEVCSMVDEWQINHKDADLSPEIWQYLKDHKFFAMIIKKEYGGLEFSAYAQSRVLQKLAGVSAVLSSTVGVPNSLGPGELLQHYGTKEQQDHYLPRLAAGEEIPCFALTGPEAGSDAGAIPDVGVVCKGEWNGEEVLGMRLTFNKRYITLAPVATVIGLAFKLQDPDGLLSDNKEPGITCALIPRDTKGLEIGRRHFPLNTPFQNGPIKGEEIFVPIDYIIGGPKMAGRGWRMLVECLSVGRCITLPSSAAGGAKSVSLATGAYARIRRQFRMPVGHMEGVEEMLARIGGNAYLMDGVTRFSTVGVDLGEKPSVISAICKYHLTEKMRQIINDSMDVHGGKGVMLGPNNYLGRGYQGVPVSITVEGANILTRNMMIFGQGAMRCHPYVLKEIQAASIDDKKEALQAFDKAVFGHIGFAVANTVRSIWFSLTNGAFSSAPFTDETARYYKLLQGYSANLALLTDVSMGVLGGDLKRRERLSARLGDILSGLYMGSTTLKRFDEEGRLKEDLPLLHWAMQTTLHDIETAIDDFLANFPNRAIAAALRVMVLPFGRRIGKPSDKTEHAIAQMLQTPSTARSRLGYGQYLTREEGSLFGDLEQTLDDVLASEPIFERICKHKKAKLPFTRLDVLADEALADGIINEEEATLLRKTEAGRLRTINVDDFDHEELVAKVNSAATAKKRRTKAA from the coding sequence ATGGCAGATTTTATATGGTTTTTACTGGTCGTCCTGTCACTAGCAGTCGCTAGTTATCAGCGTACCAGTTTGGCAACTGCGGTTGCCATTGGCGCAGGTGTCATGATACTCGGCACCATTTTCGGGGATATCGGCCTTGTTGGTTGGGTAGTCTACCTTGCACTAACACTTCCTTTCACATTGCCAAATGTTAGACAACAGCACATTTCCAAAAAGCTTTTAGCTTTTTATCGCAAAGTAATGCCTGAAATGTCTAGTACGGAACAAGAGGCAATTGACGCTGGTACAGTATGGTGGGACGGTGATATATTCAGCGGCAAGCCAGACTGGGACAAGCTGCACCGCATCCCAAAAGGCCGTTTAACGGCGGAAGAGCAAGCCTTTTTAGATGGTCCTTGTGATGAAGTTTGCTCAATGGTAGATGAGTGGCAAATTAACCATAAAGACGCCGACCTTTCTCCAGAAATCTGGCAGTATCTAAAAGACCACAAATTCTTCGCCATGATCATTAAAAAGGAATATGGCGGCCTAGAGTTCTCTGCGTATGCGCAATCACGTGTTCTGCAAAAACTTGCAGGCGTGAGTGCTGTGTTATCAAGCACTGTTGGTGTGCCTAACTCATTAGGACCAGGCGAGTTGCTACAGCACTATGGAACGAAAGAGCAGCAAGACCATTACCTGCCTCGACTAGCGGCTGGTGAAGAGATCCCCTGCTTTGCGCTAACTGGGCCGGAAGCAGGCTCTGACGCTGGTGCAATTCCCGATGTAGGCGTTGTGTGCAAAGGTGAATGGAATGGCGAAGAAGTGTTAGGCATGCGTCTGACATTTAACAAGCGTTATATCACCCTCGCTCCTGTTGCAACGGTTATCGGACTTGCGTTTAAACTACAAGACCCCGACGGTCTTCTTAGCGACAACAAAGAGCCAGGCATCACTTGCGCTCTTATCCCTCGCGATACAAAAGGTTTAGAAATAGGGCGTCGTCACTTCCCTCTTAATACACCGTTCCAAAATGGACCTATTAAAGGCGAAGAAATTTTTGTGCCCATCGATTACATTATCGGCGGTCCTAAAATGGCCGGTCGCGGCTGGCGCATGCTTGTTGAATGTCTGTCGGTAGGACGTTGTATTACGCTTCCTTCGTCTGCTGCGGGCGGAGCAAAGTCAGTGTCTCTTGCAACAGGCGCATATGCGCGTATTCGTCGTCAGTTCCGCATGCCAGTGGGCCACATGGAAGGTGTTGAAGAGATGCTTGCACGCATTGGGGGTAACGCATACCTGATGGATGGCGTAACGCGTTTCTCTACTGTGGGCGTTGATTTAGGTGAAAAACCTTCGGTTATCTCCGCCATTTGTAAGTACCATTTGACTGAAAAAATGCGCCAAATCATCAATGATTCGATGGATGTGCATGGTGGTAAAGGCGTTATGCTTGGGCCAAATAATTACCTGGGCCGCGGCTATCAGGGCGTTCCGGTATCTATTACTGTTGAAGGGGCGAACATTCTGACCAGAAACATGATGATATTCGGTCAAGGTGCGATGCGTTGTCATCCGTATGTTCTTAAAGAGATACAAGCTGCGTCTATTGATGATAAAAAAGAGGCACTTCAAGCGTTTGACAAAGCCGTATTCGGTCACATTGGATTTGCCGTTGCTAACACCGTTCGCAGCATTTGGTTCTCGTTAACCAATGGTGCATTTAGCAGCGCACCCTTTACCGATGAAACCGCCCGTTATTACAAGCTACTTCAGGGCTACAGTGCGAATTTAGCGTTACTGACTGACGTGTCTATGGGCGTACTCGGTGGCGATTTAAAACGTCGCGAACGTTTATCTGCGCGCTTGGGCGATATTTTAAGTGGCCTTTATATGGGTAGCACAACGCTTAAGCGTTTTGATGAAGAAGGCCGATTGAAAGAGGACCTTCCGCTACTTCATTGGGCAATGCAAACCACATTGCACGACATCGAGACAGCGATTGATGACTTCCTCGCTAATTTCCCGAACCGTGCAATTGCAGCAGCACTTCGTGTTATGGTACTTCCGTTTGGCCGCCGTATTGGCAAGCCGTCGGATAAAACCGAACATGCTATTGCTCAGATGCTTCAAACGCCTTCAACGGCTCGCAGCCGTCTTGGCTACGGTCAATACCTAACGCGTGAAGAAGGTAGCCTGTTCGGTGACCTTGAGCAAACGCTTGACGATGTACTTGCAAGTGAGCCAATTTTTGAGCGCATCTGCAAGCATAAGAAAGCTAAGCTTCCGTTTACACGCTTAGACGTACTTGCTGACGAAGCACTAGCCGATGGCATTATCAACGAGGAAGAAGCGACCCTTCTGCGCAAGACTGAAGCAGGAAGACTTCGCACAATTAATGTGGATGACTTTGACCATGAAGAGCTTGTAGCGAAAGTGAATTCTGCAGCCACAGCTAAAAAGCGCCGTACTAAGGCAGCCTAA
- a CDS encoding response regulator transcription factor, whose amino-acid sequence MTRILVADDHPLFREALSGALEPYFDNAQIIEAGSLDTAIEKLNEFDGVQLVLLDLNMPGGEYFNGLISLREQFPNIPVAVVSGSDTVEVVAQVMSLGASGFIPKVSATREIAQAIIDIIGGKKWLPEGMEEELEKVDDELKVLLQRFRELTPKQIQVLSYLRAGLMNKQIAHEMNVTEATIKAHISAILRKLEINTRTQAVLLMDKLQLN is encoded by the coding sequence ATGACCAGAATTCTAGTAGCAGACGATCACCCATTGTTTCGCGAAGCATTGAGCGGCGCGTTGGAACCTTACTTTGACAATGCACAAATTATCGAAGCCGGAAGCTTAGATACAGCGATTGAAAAGTTAAACGAATTTGACGGCGTTCAACTGGTTCTTCTAGATTTGAACATGCCAGGTGGTGAATACTTTAATGGTTTAATAAGCCTTCGTGAGCAATTTCCAAATATACCTGTAGCAGTGGTATCGGGAAGCGACACGGTTGAAGTTGTTGCCCAGGTAATGAGTTTAGGTGCTAGTGGTTTTATACCAAAAGTATCAGCAACACGCGAAATTGCTCAAGCCATTATCGATATTATTGGCGGTAAAAAATGGCTTCCAGAGGGGATGGAAGAAGAGCTTGAGAAAGTGGACGACGAGCTCAAAGTATTGCTTCAGCGCTTTAGAGAACTCACGCCAAAACAAATTCAAGTATTGTCTTACCTTCGCGCTGGGCTAATGAATAAACAAATTGCTCACGAGATGAACGTAACAGAGGCAACTATCAAAGCACATATTAGCGCTATACTGCGCAAACTTGAGATTAACACGCGTACTCAAGCGGTGTTGCTAATGGATAAATTACAGCTTAATTAA
- the cmoA gene encoding carboxy-S-adenosyl-L-methionine synthase CmoA produces the protein MKKHDNIYANPLEKVADFTFDESVVDVFPDMIQRSVPGYETIIHTIGELAKSWVSEGSNVYDLGCSLGAASLSVARATQDRKCNIVGIDSSGAMVERCKRVVQAFTLNNPIIIEQRLAQDVTIDNASMVVMNFTLQFIPPSDREALLKTIFDGLNPGGILVLSEKIRHPTLSGNEILIDLHHQFKRDNGYSELEVSQKRAALEKVMLTDTFNEHEQRLKSVGFSDVVMWYKCYNFTSMIAVKP, from the coding sequence GTGAAAAAACACGACAACATATACGCAAACCCGCTTGAAAAAGTAGCTGACTTTACATTTGATGAGTCTGTGGTCGATGTTTTCCCCGATATGATCCAGCGTTCTGTTCCGGGATACGAGACCATCATCCACACCATTGGTGAACTCGCTAAATCGTGGGTGTCGGAAGGTTCAAACGTGTATGACTTAGGCTGCAGCCTAGGTGCCGCAAGTTTATCTGTCGCTCGCGCCACCCAAGACAGAAAGTGCAATATCGTTGGCATAGATAGTTCAGGTGCGATGGTAGAAAGGTGCAAACGTGTTGTGCAAGCTTTTACGTTAAATAATCCTATAATTATTGAGCAACGCTTGGCTCAAGACGTAACTATAGATAACGCGTCTATGGTAGTCATGAATTTTACACTTCAATTCATTCCGCCATCTGATAGAGAAGCACTTTTAAAAACAATATTCGACGGTCTGAACCCGGGTGGCATTTTGGTATTGTCTGAGAAAATTCGCCACCCCACTCTCTCAGGTAATGAAATTCTGATTGATCTTCACCATCAGTTTAAACGCGATAACGGCTACAGTGAACTTGAAGTAAGCCAAAAACGTGCAGCACTAGAAAAAGTGATGCTAACAGATACGTTCAATGAGCATGAACAGAGACTGAAATCGGTGGGCTTCTCAGACGTCGTTATGTGGTATAAGTGCTACAACTTCACCTCAATGATTGCCGTAAAACCTTAG
- the cmoB gene encoding tRNA 5-methoxyuridine(34)/uridine 5-oxyacetic acid(34) synthase CmoB, giving the protein MSKLENTWFNDCYKSLLESPLSHWLQTLPAQMNEWQGNAKHGEFDKWCRILSKLPTVKTSYSDIETRVSVGSHDDVDEYTQKQIEGLLKNFMPWRKGPFHIHGVHLDTEWRSDWKWDRVAPHITPLKGRTVLDVGCGSGYHMWRMLGEQASRVVGIDPTQLFFIQFQAIKHFFNATDTKTENIHFLPLGIEQMQPLKAFDTVFSMGVLYHRKDPMAFLTQLKDQLRKGGELILETLVVDGDENTVLMAGERYAQMRNVWFLPSTSALKVWLSRLGFEDIQVVDVNHTTLDEQRATPWMETQSLKDFLDPEDITRTIEGYPAPQRAVLVAHKR; this is encoded by the coding sequence ATGAGTAAACTTGAAAACACATGGTTTAACGACTGCTACAAATCGTTATTAGAAAGTCCTCTTTCTCATTGGCTACAAACGCTGCCCGCCCAAATGAATGAGTGGCAGGGCAACGCAAAGCACGGTGAATTCGACAAATGGTGTCGAATTCTAAGCAAATTACCAACGGTAAAAACGTCCTATAGCGACATTGAAACACGTGTATCAGTCGGAAGCCATGATGATGTTGATGAATACACCCAAAAGCAAATTGAAGGGTTATTAAAAAATTTTATGCCTTGGAGAAAAGGCCCTTTTCATATTCATGGTGTCCACTTAGATACTGAGTGGCGCTCTGACTGGAAATGGGACAGAGTTGCTCCACATATTACGCCCTTAAAAGGACGCACTGTGCTAGATGTAGGTTGCGGCAGTGGCTATCATATGTGGAGAATGCTGGGAGAACAGGCTTCGCGCGTAGTAGGTATTGACCCAACCCAGTTGTTTTTTATTCAATTTCAAGCCATAAAACACTTCTTTAACGCTACCGATACGAAAACAGAAAACATTCATTTCTTGCCACTTGGTATTGAACAAATGCAGCCTCTGAAAGCGTTCGACACTGTTTTTTCCATGGGTGTGCTCTATCACCGAAAAGATCCAATGGCGTTTCTTACGCAATTAAAAGACCAACTTCGAAAAGGCGGCGAATTGATACTTGAAACCCTGGTGGTAGATGGTGATGAAAATACAGTGCTTATGGCGGGTGAGCGTTATGCCCAAATGCGTAATGTTTGGTTTTTGCCCAGTACAAGTGCGCTTAAAGTGTGGTTATCTCGTCTTGGCTTCGAGGATATTCAGGTCGTAGACGTCAATCATACAACCCTTGATGAACAGCGTGCTACACCGTGGATGGAGACACAGTCTTTGAAAGATTTTCTCGACCCGGAAGATATTACTCGTACGATTGAAGGATACCCTGCACCACAAAGAGCCGTTTTAGTTGCGCACAAGCGATAA
- a CDS encoding kinase — MDIDGFLATQQLPKDYADTALKWFTPLCEHLLAHHNDAKKPFIIGINGCQGSGKSTLTSYIEGYLTAVHKKRVVSLSIDDFYYDKSQRHALAIKVHPLLSTRGVPGTHDVALAIKTIQDLSDGTSTALPRFNKATDNPFPRNQWPVVNETPDFVILEGWCVGVPCQSAPELRQPVNTLEETEDPLGTWRSFVNTELSRQYQQLFQKIDYQVMLRAPSFDCVYQWRLEQEHKLLKNVKGNQDAIMSDEEVANFVQHYQRLTEHALRCLPEKCDTVYYLDDKRTITKKDGKP; from the coding sequence ATGGACATAGATGGTTTTCTCGCTACTCAGCAATTACCGAAGGATTATGCAGATACCGCACTAAAATGGTTCACTCCGTTATGTGAACATCTACTGGCGCACCATAATGATGCAAAAAAACCATTCATTATTGGCATTAATGGGTGTCAGGGCTCGGGGAAGTCTACTCTGACCAGTTATATTGAGGGGTACTTGACGGCGGTACACAAAAAACGAGTGGTGTCGCTGTCGATCGACGATTTTTATTATGATAAGTCCCAGCGCCATGCACTGGCGATTAAAGTGCATCCTCTGCTGTCAACACGAGGTGTTCCTGGTACCCACGACGTTGCGCTTGCGATAAAAACTATACAAGATCTTAGTGATGGAACGTCAACGGCTCTGCCTCGGTTTAATAAAGCGACAGACAATCCATTTCCCCGCAATCAATGGCCAGTAGTGAATGAAACACCCGACTTCGTGATATTAGAAGGTTGGTGTGTAGGTGTTCCTTGCCAGTCGGCACCTGAACTCAGACAACCGGTTAACACTCTAGAAGAAACTGAAGATCCCCTTGGAACATGGCGTTCTTTCGTCAATACTGAACTTTCTCGTCAATACCAACAGCTCTTTCAGAAAATTGACTATCAAGTGATGCTTAGAGCGCCAAGTTTCGATTGCGTGTACCAATGGCGTTTAGAACAAGAACATAAATTGCTGAAAAACGTGAAAGGCAATCAGGACGCCATAATGTCAGATGAAGAAGTGGCAAACTTTGTGCAACACTACCAGCGACTTACAGAGCACGCGCTTCGCTGTTTACCTGAGAAGTGCGATACCGTGTATTACCTTGATGATAAAAGAACCATAACAAAAAAGGACGGTAAACCATGA
- a CDS encoding mannosyl-3-phosphoglycerate phosphatase has translation MTKTLVFTDMDGTLLDHHTYSFEAAKPALAALKKHDIPVIPTTSKTFAELQPLRENIGLDGPFIIENGAAIFIPHGFFKQKPSGTIWIDGYWCKAFISNKNYWIKLLEKLGSEFDGKYKQFSKMSISEVQEATGLDEHSASLASKRQFGEPILWLGTDEEKLRFIKVVKDRGAYPLEGGRFIHVSGNCDKGQALKWLASEYQKQHTTKVNTIALGDGKNDVAMLEAAHVPIRVLSPVNPPPEVQKEEVYTSTLTGPEGWNEMLTQLLSL, from the coding sequence ATGACCAAAACGCTTGTTTTCACCGACATGGATGGCACGTTATTAGACCACCATACTTACTCTTTCGAGGCGGCGAAACCAGCTTTGGCAGCGTTGAAAAAACACGATATACCTGTCATACCGACTACCAGTAAAACCTTTGCCGAGCTGCAGCCGCTTCGTGAAAACATAGGACTAGACGGGCCGTTTATTATTGAGAACGGCGCTGCCATTTTTATTCCACATGGTTTTTTTAAGCAAAAACCCAGTGGTACTATCTGGATTGATGGGTATTGGTGTAAAGCATTCATCTCTAATAAAAATTATTGGATAAAACTGCTCGAAAAGCTCGGCAGCGAATTCGATGGCAAATATAAACAGTTTTCTAAAATGTCGATAAGCGAAGTTCAAGAAGCCACCGGGCTGGATGAGCATTCAGCAAGCTTAGCGTCGAAGCGACAATTCGGTGAACCTATCTTGTGGTTGGGCACTGATGAAGAAAAGCTTCGTTTTATCAAAGTGGTTAAAGATAGAGGCGCTTATCCACTGGAAGGTGGACGGTTTATTCATGTTTCTGGTAACTGTGATAAAGGCCAAGCCCTTAAGTGGCTTGCGAGTGAATATCAAAAGCAGCATACCACCAAAGTTAATACTATCGCCCTTGGCGATGGTAAAAATGACGTAGCAATGCTTGAAGCAGCGCACGTCCCCATTCGCGTTTTATCACCGGTAAATCCTCCACCAGAAGTACAAAAAGAAGAGGTATATACCAGCACCCTAACCGGCCCTGAGGGTTGGAATGAAATGTTAACTCAATTGCTTTCCCTATGA
- a CDS encoding glycosyl transferase yields the protein MADFYQNGVVTTLHNLARRPTEELEAELLQFSQKRPMALILPSLFSELEGDALPHIVNELTDVPYLSEIVIGLDRANEAQYKHALKFFGKLPQHHRILWNDGPRLKALDEELQAQGLAPKELGKGRNVWYCMGYVLASNRAESVALHDCDIVTYEKDLLAKLIYPVANPMFNYEFCKGYYARVANGKINGRVSRLLVTPLLRALKRIMGDNEYLEFMDSFRYPLAGEFSFRRDVLNDIRIPSDWGLEIGVLSEMHRNYSHNRLCQADICDIYDHKHQDLSLNNDQGGLSKMSIDITKAIFRKLATQGYTFSNEMFRSIKATYFRIALDFIETYHNDAVMNGLNLDIHSEEKAVEMFASNIMKAGQNFLENPMETPFIPSWNRVTSAVPDILERLLEAVEADTAEYME from the coding sequence ATGGCTGATTTTTATCAAAATGGTGTGGTTACTACGTTACATAATTTGGCTCGTCGTCCTACCGAAGAGCTCGAAGCTGAACTTTTACAATTTTCTCAAAAACGCCCTATGGCACTGATATTGCCGTCGTTGTTTTCTGAACTTGAAGGCGACGCACTACCTCATATAGTGAACGAGCTAACTGATGTTCCCTATCTTTCAGAAATTGTTATAGGCTTGGACCGCGCAAACGAGGCGCAATATAAACACGCACTAAAGTTTTTTGGCAAGCTACCTCAGCACCACAGAATTTTGTGGAACGACGGCCCACGGCTTAAAGCTCTCGATGAAGAGCTTCAAGCACAAGGGCTGGCACCTAAAGAGTTAGGAAAGGGACGTAATGTATGGTATTGCATGGGCTATGTGCTTGCATCTAACCGTGCAGAATCTGTAGCGCTGCATGACTGCGATATCGTGACGTATGAGAAGGATCTTCTGGCGAAGCTCATTTACCCTGTTGCCAACCCCATGTTTAACTATGAATTCTGTAAAGGTTACTATGCGCGTGTCGCAAATGGAAAAATCAACGGGCGCGTTTCACGGTTACTTGTTACACCGTTACTTCGCGCGCTAAAGCGCATTATGGGTGACAATGAGTACCTAGAATTTATGGACAGCTTCCGCTATCCGTTAGCAGGTGAATTTTCCTTCAGACGTGATGTACTGAATGATATACGTATACCCAGCGACTGGGGTCTAGAAATTGGCGTATTGTCAGAAATGCATCGAAATTATTCACACAACCGTCTGTGCCAAGCTGACATCTGTGATATTTACGACCATAAACATCAAGATTTATCGTTGAATAACGACCAAGGTGGCCTGTCGAAAATGTCAATCGACATTACGAAAGCAATCTTCAGAAAGCTAGCTACCCAAGGCTACACATTCAGCAACGAAATGTTCCGCTCAATTAAGGCCACTTATTTCCGCATAGCACTAGACTTTATTGAAACCTATCACAACGATGCGGTCATGAATGGCTTAAACTTAGACATTCACAGCGAGGAAAAAGCGGTAGAGATGTTTGCGAGCAATATCATGAAAGCGGGACAAAACTTCTTGGAAAATCCCATGGAAACACCGTTTATCCCTAGCTGGAACCGAGTAACCAGTGCTGTACCTGACATTTTGGAGCGACTCTTAGAAGCCGTTGAAGCCGATACCGCAGAATATATGGAGTAA
- a CDS encoding sugar phosphorylase, translating into MAWDHLHDKVKHHLESIYADVALDVSFETLATDLMNTIGIQQQTDIASPQSHYNYWNEEDIIMITYGDSVIDEGERPLVTLNKFLHRYCKNTINNVHILPFFPYSSDDGFSVIDYSTVNEALGSWDDIEVIAEDYGLMTDLVINHCSARSVWFDNFVKGEGPGSDFFFTADPTDDLSMVTRPRVSPLLRETETANGTKHVWCTFSHDQVDFDFRNPKVLLAFIDIIKLYIDKGAKLFRLDAVAFLWKIVGTSCINLSQTHEVIRLIRTLIEHVDPSIIIITETNIPNRENLTYFGNANEAHAIYNFSLPPLLVNTLVTGDCTYLKSWMMSMPPAQNGTAYFNFIASHDGIGLRPAEGLLSDEEISELVHTMQHFGGKVSWRASDHGQQKPYEINITLFDALQGTIKGPDKYQVDRFICAHAIMLGMEGIPGIYIHSLLGTSNDYEKVANTGQNRSINRKRWDFNELEALLDSPFSQHHKVLTRISQLIRIRKAQPAFHPNATQFTLQLGNQIFGYWRQSLDRKQSIFCISNISDEEQTILLSDINLIGTDNWIDLITRDEIALSSGFLQMKPYQVLWISNQDFE; encoded by the coding sequence ATGGCATGGGACCATCTCCATGACAAAGTGAAACACCATTTAGAAAGTATTTACGCAGATGTAGCGCTAGACGTCTCCTTTGAGACGCTAGCGACTGATTTGATGAATACAATAGGTATTCAGCAGCAAACAGACATTGCTTCACCTCAGTCTCATTACAATTATTGGAATGAAGAAGACATCATCATGATTACCTACGGTGATAGTGTTATTGATGAAGGTGAACGCCCTTTGGTCACGTTGAACAAGTTCTTGCACCGCTATTGCAAAAACACCATTAACAACGTGCATATTCTACCCTTCTTTCCCTACAGCTCTGATGATGGGTTTTCGGTTATCGATTACTCAACCGTGAATGAAGCATTAGGTTCATGGGACGATATCGAGGTTATCGCTGAAGACTATGGTTTAATGACCGATTTGGTAATAAATCACTGCTCTGCAAGAAGCGTGTGGTTTGACAATTTTGTGAAAGGTGAAGGTCCAGGTTCTGACTTTTTCTTTACGGCAGATCCTACCGACGATCTTTCTATGGTAACCCGCCCTCGTGTATCTCCATTACTGCGTGAGACGGAAACCGCCAACGGCACCAAGCATGTATGGTGCACCTTCAGCCACGATCAGGTCGATTTTGACTTTAGAAATCCAAAGGTGTTGTTAGCGTTTATCGATATCATCAAGCTGTATATTGACAAGGGCGCTAAACTCTTCCGTTTGGACGCCGTGGCTTTTCTTTGGAAAATTGTTGGCACAAGCTGTATTAATTTGTCCCAAACCCATGAAGTCATACGTCTGATCAGAACGCTCATTGAACATGTGGATCCGTCAATCATAATCATTACCGAAACTAATATTCCAAACAGGGAGAACCTAACGTACTTTGGTAATGCTAACGAGGCCCATGCTATTTATAACTTTTCGCTTCCGCCGTTACTCGTAAATACTCTTGTAACGGGTGATTGTACCTATTTAAAAAGTTGGATGATGAGCATGCCACCAGCACAAAATGGCACAGCCTATTTCAACTTCATCGCCTCGCATGACGGCATTGGCTTGCGCCCGGCGGAAGGTCTGCTTAGCGATGAAGAAATTTCAGAGCTAGTGCATACAATGCAGCATTTCGGTGGCAAGGTGTCGTGGCGGGCTTCCGATCACGGACAGCAAAAACCCTATGAGATAAACATCACCTTATTCGATGCTCTGCAAGGAACCATAAAGGGGCCAGATAAGTACCAGGTTGACCGTTTTATTTGCGCTCATGCCATAATGCTAGGTATGGAAGGTATTCCAGGTATTTACATTCACAGTTTGCTTGGTACGTCGAACGACTATGAGAAGGTGGCAAACACGGGGCAAAATCGTTCAATAAATAGAAAGCGATGGGACTTTAACGAACTAGAGGCTTTATTAGACTCACCGTTCTCACAGCATCATAAAGTACTCACTCGAATCTCGCAGCTTATACGCATACGTAAAGCGCAGCCTGCGTTTCACCCCAACGCTACACAATTTACGTTGCAGCTTGGTAATCAAATATTTGGATACTGGCGTCAAAGCTTAGATAGAAAACAAAGTATCTTCTGTATCAGTAATATTTCAGACGAAGAACAAACTATTTTGTTGTCTGATATCAACCTTATCGGTACAGATAACTGGATCGATCTCATTACCCGAGATGAGATAGCTCTTTCTAGTGGTTTCTTACAAATGAAACCTTATCAAGTTCTTTGGATAAGCAACCAGGATTTTGAGTAA
- a CDS encoding phosphoglycolate phosphatase → MQEINTFFFDLDGTLVDSVPDLATALNQMLSHYQLPTYDEQTIRHWVGNGARVLVERGLSGSAEATHKYTSNEVDAALEMFLHFYRTLEIKRTALYDSVFDTLHALKHRGSTLALITNKPAEFIAPILSTFSLSPLFSLTIGGDSLPEKKPSALPLLYACQQFRAAPSQCVMVGDSKNDILAAKAAKIKSIGLTYGYNYGECISTYQPDWVLERFGEILTLNL, encoded by the coding sequence ATGCAAGAGATTAATACCTTCTTTTTCGACTTGGACGGAACCCTTGTCGACTCTGTGCCCGATCTGGCGACCGCCTTAAATCAGATGCTAAGCCATTATCAACTACCGACTTATGACGAACAGACAATTAGACACTGGGTGGGAAATGGCGCCCGTGTTTTAGTAGAGCGTGGGTTGAGCGGCAGCGCAGAAGCAACCCACAAGTACACGTCGAACGAAGTTGATGCCGCACTAGAAATGTTCCTTCACTTCTACCGAACGTTAGAAATAAAACGCACCGCACTGTACGACAGTGTCTTCGACACGTTACATGCGCTTAAACATCGTGGTTCTACGCTAGCATTGATCACTAATAAACCTGCAGAGTTTATTGCGCCTATTTTGTCTACATTTTCACTGTCTCCACTGTTTTCGCTAACCATAGGCGGAGATAGTTTACCGGAGAAAAAGCCGTCGGCCCTGCCCCTTCTTTATGCCTGCCAACAATTTAGGGCCGCGCCTTCACAGTGTGTAATGGTAGGTGATTCTAAGAACGATATTCTTGCCGCTAAAGCCGCCAAAATTAAAAGTATCGGACTCACCTATGGATATAATTACGGTGAGTGCATTTCGACCTATCAGCCTGACTGGGTATTAGAACGTTTTGGTGAAATACTAACCTTGAATTTGTAA